The Psychrobacillus sp. FSL K6-4046 DNA window AGATATGAACGCATACAATATGTCCATTTCCTTTCACGAGGAGTATGGTATTAAACCAATTTTAGTAGGTAAAGAAGAAATGTCCTTCACTAAATTAAGCAGTGTCATTGAACATATTGAAATACACTCAAACTTATGGGACCAATCTGCTTTTGTATCCGTTTTGACAGAAGTAGCAAAAAAATATAAAACAGCAGATAAGCAGTTACTATTAATCGGCACGAATGATTTTTATGTTCGTTTAATCATTGAGAATGCAGACGTTTTAAAAGAAATGTATGTGTTTAACTATATGACCGAGGATCTAATGAACAACCTTTTAGTAAAATCGAACTTTTATAAGCTTTGTGAAGAGCATGGAATCGACACACCTAAAACATATTTCTACTCATGCTCTAAAAAACAACCTTTTACTGAAGAGGTGCTTTTCCCGTTAATCATTAAGCCTAGTAACGGCGTAGAATATTATAAGCATAAATTTGCTGGTCAACAAAAAGTATACCGAGTAGAGTCTCAGCAAGAATTAGATGAAGTTATTCGCAAAGTAAATGAGAGCGGCTATGAGGAAGATTTGATCATCCAGGATTATATTCCTGGAGACGATACTTACATGTGGGATTCTGTATTTTATGTTAGCTCAAAAGGGCAGGCACAGCTAAGTACACTTGCTCAAGTAGTTTTACAAGAGCATACAGTGACTGCAATCGGAAATTATACTGCTCTTATTACTCGTTACGATGAAGAGTTAATGAAAAAGCTTCAACACTTCTTAGAGGCAGTTGGATACGTTGGCTTTGCTAACTTCGACTTAAAATACGATGAGCGAGACGGAAAATATAAAGTTTTTGAAGTAAATATTAGACAAGGTAGATCAAGCTATTATGTAACTGCACTGGGACATAATATGGCACGATATATTGTGGATGACGTTATTTATAACAAAGAAAAGCCTTTGACGCTATTAAATGAACATTACCTATTTACGGTTGTTCCTAAAATAGTGTTGAAGAAATTTGTGGATAATCTATCTATCCAGCAGGAAATTCGTTTGCTGTTAGGGGAAGGTAAGTGGGGTAACCCGTTGTTTTATAAAGGGGACAAGCATTTCAAACGTAAGTTATATTTGATGGCTCGTCAGGTGAATTATTATAAAAAGTACAAAAATAATCAGTGGTAAGTAAATTTTTACAAGAAATTCACATGCCATTTACATTGCTTTGATAGAGTTTAGATAGACCCCCTTTTCCAAATGAAATACTTTAAAAGGCTAGCATTTATTGCTGGCCTTTTAATTATGGCTATGGATTTCAGTCTAGTACTAGGTTTAAATGAAAAGTAGGAGGTAGTGAGGCAGATTTCCGCTCTAGGCGGACGCTTTCCGTGGGGTGAGCGATAAGCCATCACCCATCGCTAACGCGCGTGGTTGTGATGTCTTATCTGTCTCACTCATCCCACAGCATAGCTATCAAGTTAAGAAGTTTATAAAAACCCTCGAGGTTGGTATAGAAAACTAACCAACAGGAGGTGCTTCACATGAAAAAAACAGATTTAGACGAATGGAAACTCTTAATGGAACAATTGTATAAACTATTTTCCCCAGATAAGTTGGATTGTTGGGCCAAAGAATCAGGATGGATCAAACGAAAACGAAAGCTTGATGCGTATTCATTTCTCCACATCCTTCTTTATCATTGCGGAAACCTGGCCGGCAGTTCGCTACGCGAGCTCAGCCTGTCATTAGAAGAAACCTGTCATATTTCTATGACTCCAGAGGCAATAAACCAACGTTTAAATAAAGAATTAATTGTATTTCTAAAAAAGTGTTTGGAACATTTTATACAAGTGGAGTTAAATTATCAGTTGCCGATCAGTGACGAACTACGAAAATTTTGTGAGAGGATCCGTATAATAGACGCGACCATCCATTCCCTTCCTTCGGATTTGAAGGAGACTTTTCCTGGCGTCTATCGAGCCGAATTAAAATGCCAACTGGAGTATGAATTCCTGACAGGACAGTTCATATTGGCTGACTGGATGAACGGAAAGGAAAACGATTCTCTATATGGGAAGAATCGATTAGAGACGGTCTCACCTGGCGATTTATTTCTACAAGACTTGGGTTATTTCCATCTACCCACCTTCCAAAAAATTGATGAGTCCGGGGGCTATTTCGTCTCTAGAGTTCGACCAGATTGTTCTATCTATACAGGGAATCCCAACCCTCGTTACCATGCCGATGGCAGGGTCGTCAAATCCTCTTTTTATCAGAAGGAATCTTTGGCAGAGCACCTGGAACAAATGGAGCGTGGCTCCGTAAGGGAATGGGAGGAAGTTTATGTGGGGTATGACTATAAATTCCCTACCCGTTTAATTTTGTATCGCCATACAGAGGAACAAGATAAAAGTGATCAGTATAAACGTAAACATTCACGTTACCAGACAAAGGAGCACGTAAGAGCGCTAGATGGGGCGACGATTATTATGACAAACCTCCCGGATACTATCCCAGCTGAGAAAGTGATGGACCTTTACCGATTGCGCTGGCAGATCGAGTTATTGTTTAAAGGATGGAAATCTAATTTCCCGACCACTTTTTATAAACAGATAAAGGAAGAACGTGTCCTATGTCATTTTTTCGCTCATTTATTATTGTTTCTAATCACAACTACAACAACTTATCAGGCACGTTTATTCTTGCTAGAGAAATCTAGAATAGAGATAAGCATTCAAAAGGGCATCTCAGTTGCACTACGCTTTATTCGCTTGATGTTTGAAAGCATAAAAAAATACACCAAGCTTACCAATGGGGTACTGAAAAGGTTTCATGGTGCTCTTTGTAAACATGCATTGAAAACAAAAGGGCCACCTGAAAAGGATCCATTGATTATACTCGGTGCAAATTACAGTTAGTATTCTATGCCCTGTATAGAAAGAAATTAAACTTACATTTTTTGGTTAAACCAAAAAGTGTTAATTTCATATGGTCTAATTTTCAAAAATACCAGTTCATATGAGAGTGAATGACGTAAATTTTTCTTAACTTGATAGCTATGTCATCCCACAGGAGTCGCCGCCTGCGCTACAATCATAGGAGGGGTGGCCCAAAAGAAAACATTATAAATTGCTTGCTACAAACATTATCTTTAAGTTTACTTTAACTTCATCTATTAAAATGCTCCTCATTTGAACAAGCAACTTCACCAAAATTATCAAAGTATATCTAACACACGATTATAAAATGAAAGATAAAACAGGAAACAAAACAAGTAAGACTACCATACTTTGAATGAAAGTTGATATTATATCTTTTTTCCAAGTGTTATTTTTGGGATAACGATTGTTCAATCTTTGAAAGATGAGTAGGAAACCCCACCAAATGAATAAATTTATTAAGAACTGACTGATGTTATCATAGAGCATAAATCCCCCTCCAAACTAGCCTACCAATTTATTTAAATACGTTTCCCTTGCAATGAAGTTCTAAGAAACTTGAAATTTATTTAAATAAATCTTTTTAAATAGTTTCCAAATATTTTGTTCATAACCTTGGGCGTATTTTCTAAATAAACATTAATTTGTTCCATGTTCGATTGGAGTTTATCAGTGTTACTTTCATCTGTTGGAAAATCAGATATTCCTTTAATAATAATACATTCAACATCATTCTTCTTACAGATATAAGCAATTGCACTCGCTTCTGTATCGGCTATTGTTATTTCGTTTTCTTTAAGTTCTAAATAGTCCTCCCACATGACTACTGCTTTATCAGCAGTGCCAATTGTTCCTGTATAAAAATCATCTCCTCCATATCTAGTTAAATCAATATCGACTATGAAGGATTGTTTAATAAATGGCTCAATTTCTTTTACTGTACAATCATATTGAACGGCTTTATTGGGTACAAAAATATCCAAATTACTGTACTTCTCGTCTATTCCTGCACATGTTCCAGCAACGATGACTTTAGCTAAATTAAATTTAGAAATCATATACTGATTGCCACTAACACCATTTACTTTTCTTACACCCGTACTATAAAAAACAAGTTCAGTATCATTGATTGTTCTTATGAAATACTCACCGTATGGGTAACTGAAACGTTCGTTATTTTTTATGCTAAAGTATTCCAAGGTCGCTTCGTATTCCCACTTCGTTGCAATGCTTATTCCGATCATCGATTTATCACCCTACAAATAAAATTTGTCCCCTACTCGTTTTAATCTCTTATTTTATTAATTGACTATTCTTTTTTAATATGTTCATTAACTATTAAATATTAATAGGCAAATATCCTCTTTTTACTAGCCCGCTTCCGCCCATTTAAATGTAACATTTCACGAATGATTCCCACGCTACGATAAACACCCCTTATCTAAGCCGAGCCAAAAAGAAATAGGCATTTTTGAAATTTTTGAAACTTTCCTTCGTCAGGTCCGTAAAATAACTATACATAGAGAAGGGGGAAAAATATGAGTACAAAAAGATTGTTGACTATTATCGCTGTATCTATTGTTGGCATTGTTCTTCTATCCGCAGTATTTACATCTTGGTATACAGTAGATGAATCCGAACAAGCAATAGTGATTACATTTGGAGATGCAAGCGATCCAATAACAGAATCAGGGTTGAAATTTAAGTTTCCTTGGCCAATACAGAAGGTAGAAAAGCTATCAAAAGAAACCTTCAGTTTACAGTTTGGTTATAAGCAAGACGCGAATGGGGAAATCACTTCCTATGACAAGGATACTAAAATGATTACTGGAGACGACAATATCGTTTTAACAGACTTGGTTGTTCAGTATAAAATAACAGATCCTAAAGCATACTTGTTTAATTCTGAAAATCCAAAGGAAATGTTACATGATGCAACCTCAGCATCTATTCGTTCAGTAATCGGAAATTCGAAAATTGATGATGCTTTAACTTCAGGTAAGGCTCAAATTGAAGCAGATACAAATGAGTTGCTTGCTTCATTGATTAATAAATATGAAATTGGTATTACTGTGTTGACGGTAAAGCTACAAGACGTAGAGCTTCCGAATGCAGAAGTTAGGGCTGCATTTACAGCTGTAACGGATGCGGAAGAAACTAAAAATACAAAAGTAAACCAGGCAGAAAAGTATGTAAATGAAAAGGTTAGTGTGGCTGAAGGTGAAGTGGATGCTATTAAATCAGAGGCTATAGGCTACCAAACAGCACGTATTGAACAGGCAAAAGGAGATGTTGCCTTATTTGATAAGCTATATGCCGAATATCAAAATAATAAGGAAATCACTAGACAGCGATTAGTAATGGAAACATTGGAAGCTGTTTTGCCTAATGCTAAAATTTATATAATGAATGATGAAGGTGGGACGATGAAGTATTTACCACTTCAACAAATAGAGTCCTCTAAACAAAGTGCACCACCGCCTAGCACTACTACTGAGAAAAAGCCTGAAGAAGGGAGTGGACAATAATGTCAGATAACAATAACCCTTTTGCAAATTTAGAGTCTAAGTTTAAAACTGTGCCTAACAAACCTAAAAAAGAAAAGACTCCCATTGATTATAAAAAGCATACTAAATCGTTCATTTCAATTTTTGTAGTCTTTGTACTTGCAGTAATTGCCCTCGCTAATATATATGTAGTCAAGGAGGGGGAATATAGAGTTATTCGTCAGTTCGGTGAGATTAAAAGTATTAAAGATTCTCCAGGCCTGCATATGAAAATACCATTTATACAAAGTGTAACGACCATTCCAAAATACCAAATGAATCATAATTTATCTGAGGCAGAGATCAATACAATGGATAAACGACGTATAATTATCGATAATTATGCAGTTTGGAGAGTAGTCAATCCAAAGGACATGATTTCTAATGCAGGTAACATAGTAAATGCAAGCTCTCGTATGGAGGAATTTATTTATTCAGTAGTGCGATCAGAGCTAGGTCAATTAAATTATAGTGAAATCATTAACGATGAAAATTCATCGCGTGGTAGTTTAAATGACCAGATTACTAAAGAAGTAAATGAACTTCTCTCTAAAGATAAATATGGAATAGAAGTAGTAGATGTCCGTATTAAAAGAACCGACCTGCCAGAAGAAAATGAGCAGTCTGTATATAACGAGATGATTTCCGACCGTGAAAGTGTTGCTCAAAAGTTTTTATCTACTGGAGATGCTGATAAGAGAAGAATTGAAGCTGAAACGGATAGTACAGTTACGAAGATGATAGCTGAAGCTAAAAAAGAGGCTGCTCTTCTAAGAGCTGAAGGGGATGCGGAGGCTGCAAGAATTTATAATACTAGCTTTTCAAAGGACCCTGAATTTTATTCTTTATATAGAACATTAGAATCCTATAAGAAGACAATCGGTGAAGATACGATGATTGTTATTCCGTCTGATTCACCTTATGCCAACATCCTATCTGGATACTTAGAATAGTATATGAATCGTCATTCCCCTTACTGTCGTGGTAAGATATAGGGAATGACGATTTTATTTTTATTTAGGAAATTAAAGTTCTGAACCTGTGGATAAATTGATGTCTAGCTTCACCGCCTTGCCCCTCGGGTCAAATGGTTAAAAGCTGTGGGGGCTGAAAAAATGCCTCCTCGCATTTACCCATTTGCCTGTCGGGGCAGGACAGGCGCTTGCGCATTTCTTGATGTCTAGCTTCACCGCCTTGCCCCTCGGGGTCAAATGGGAAAATACTGCTCCTGCGCAAGCTCGTCGCAAACTAAAGCGTTTGCGGTGGCTGAGAAGCTGCCTCCTCGCTTTTCTCCATTTGCCTGTCGTGGCAGGGATAGGCGGTTGCGCTTTTCTTTGTACAAGCTAATGGAAAACAATATAACTAAGGAGTGAATGATTCATGTCATCTGAAAAAATTCTATTATTAGATGGGAATAGTTTAGCTTATCGTGCATTCTTTGCCCTTCCTTTATTAACCAACGAACATGGAATACATACAAACGCTGTTTACGGCTTTACAATGATGCTTCAAAAAATTATGGATGAAGAGAATCCTACACACATGCTCGTGGCATTTGATGCAGGAAAAACTACCTTCCGCCATTCCACTTTTGAAGAATATAAGGGAGGAAGACAGAAGACTCCACCCGAGCTTTCAGAGCAATTTCCATATTTACGCAAGCTTATAGATGCTTATGGCATAAAACGATATGAGCTGGAAATGTACGAGGCAGACGATATTATAGGGACGCTAAGTCGACAGGCTGAAAAGAAGGGACAGCAGGTTGTCATTGTGTCAGGTGACAAGGATTTAACTCAGCTAGCTACTGATTCGACTACAGTGTATATTACGAGAAAAGGAATAACAGACATAGAGAAATATACACCAGAGCACGTTCAAGAAAAATACGGCCTTACACCACTTCAAATCATCGATATGAAGGGATTAATGGGGGATTCCTCTGATAACATTCCGGGAGTTCCAGGCGTTGGTGAAAAAACAGCCATTAAACTTTTAAAGGAGCATGGATCTGTTGAGCAACTATACCAAGCACTCGATTCAGTTAGTGGTGCTAAGCTAAAGGAAAAGCTTATAGCCAATGAAGAACAGGCGAAGATGAGTAAGGAGCTTGCAACTATTGAAATAAACGCTCCTATCGAGGTGTCACTTGAGGATATCACTTATAGTGGTCCAAACATGGATGACGTTATTTCCATATGGAAGGAGCTATCCTTTAAAACTTTATTGGAAAAAACGGAGTATGTGGCGGAGGAGCATTCTACCACGGAAACGACTTTTGAAATTGTAGAGAACGTGAACTCTAGTTTCTTAGTAGATGAAATGTCCCTGCACTTAGAATTATATGATGAACAGTACCATAGAGCGGATTTATTGGGCATTGCATTGTCAGATGGGGAAAAATCTTATTTTATTCCTGGCGAAACAGCTTTCCAATCAAAAGAATTTTGTGCTTGGCTAGAGGATGAGTCCAAAATAAAATATGTGGTGGATTCAAAAGCAACGCAAGCAGTAAGCAGAAAACATGGAGTAAGCATTGCTGGGGTGGAGTTTGACCTAACACTGGCAGCCTATATAGATAATGCTTCTTTGACTGCAGATGATGTTGCAACGATAGGAAAAGAGTACGGTTATTATAACGTATTAAGCAATGAGCAAATTTACGGAAAAGGAGCCAAAAAGTCTGTTCCCGAGCAAGAGAAGCTTGCGGAGCATGCCACTAGAAAAGCACTGGCTTTATGGCATTTAAAACCTATACTTGAAAAGAAATTAAAAGAAAATGAACAATTTAAGTTATACAAGGAGTTGGAATTACCACTAGCATCTATTTTAGGAACAATGGAATCAGATGGAGTAAAGGTGGATAAGCAAGTACTTGTTGAGATGGGCCATGATTTAGAAATCAAGCTGAAGCAAATTGAAGGTGACATCCATGCTTTAGCGGGAGAAGCATTTAATATTAATTCACCAAAACAGCTTGGCGTTATCCTTTTTGAAAAACTAGGGCTGCCACCTATTAAGAAAACGAAGACTGGCTATTCTACTGCAGCTGATGTGTTAGAGAAACTAGCTAGTGAGCATGAAATTATTGAACAAATTCTAATGTACCGTCAATTAGGGAAGTTAAATTCAACCTATATCGAAGGACTTTTAAAAGAAATCCATGAGAGTGACGGGAAAATTCATACTAGATACCAACAGGCGCTTACAACAACTGGACGCTTAAGTTCTATCAATCCTAACTTACAAAACATTCCAATCCGTCTTGAGGAAGGTAGAAAAATTCGTAAAGCGTTTGTTCCAAGTAATCCTGAATGGGTAATGTTTGCAGCCGATTATTCTCAAATAGAGCTACGAGTGCTTGCCCATATGGCAGAGGATGCAAACCTAGTGGAAGCCTTTAAAAATAATATGGACATCCATACTAAAACAGCTATGGATGTATTTCATGTCGAGGCTGACGCAGTTGATTCTAATATGCGCCGTGCAGCAAAAGCAGTTAACTTTGGTATTGTTTATGGAATTAGTGATTACGGTCTATCTCAAAGCTTAGATATTACTCGTAAAGAAGCTGCTATATTTATCGAGAAGTATTTGAAAAGCTTCCCTGGAGTAAAGGAATATATGGATGACAGTATTCAAACAGCTAAGCAAAAAGGTTTCGTTACGACCATTTTGAACCGTAGAAGATATTTGCCGGAAATAACTAGCTCTAATTTTAATCTGAGAAGCTTTGCTGAACGCACAGCTATGAATACGCCTATACAAGGAAGCGCAGCAGATATCATTAAAAAAGCGATGATTGATATGGCAGCACGACTTAAAAAAGAAAACATGCAAACCAAGATGCTTCTTCAAGTGCATGATGAGCTAATATTCGAGGCTCCTCCAGAAGAGATTGCACTGCTTGAGAAAATCGTTCCTGAGGTAATGGAATCTGCGATTGAGCTAAACGTTCCTCTTAAAGTGGAGTATGCGTTTGGATCATCTTGGTACGATACAAAGTAAGGAGTTTTATGTATGCCAGAATTACCAGAGGTGGAAGGTGTTGTTCGAGGACTTCAGCCTGTTGTCACAGGTAAATTGATTCAATCAGTGGATGTTTCTCCAACCATCATAAAATCAAAGCAAGTTGGAAAGGAAGCTATTATCAAGGGAGCAGACGTGGAGTCATTCCAGGCTGCTCTTCCTGGTATGGTGATCGCTCGAATTGAACGGCGCTCGAAATATATTTATTTTCATTTGAAAAACCAAAATGGAGAACCATTTCTACTCGTTTCGCATTTGGGCATGTCTGGTGCTTGGTTCTATGTAAGGACCTTGGATGACATCTTAGAGGAAAAGTTTAAAAAGCATAGTCATGTTACTCTTCATTTTGAAGAAGGAGAAATGCTTGTATATGCGGACATACGTCGCTTTGGCGAGCTACGTCTGCTAGAAACCGAAGCAGACTACCCACCTTTACTTTTGATGGCTCCCGAGCCTTTTGACGATGGAGCATTAGAGCATTTTCTACAGATGAGTCTCTTGCCGCGCTATGAAAACAAAGCTATCAAGGAGTTCATCATGGATGGTCATGTCGTTTCAGGCTGTGGCAACATATATGCTACAGAGGCATTATTTAATCTTAGAATACATCCTGCACGGACAGTAAAAAGAATTAGTAAAGCTAGAAAAATTCAGTTGTTCCATGAAATTGTAGCAGTGCTATTAGACAGCATTGAAAATGGTGGAAGTACTATTTCAGATTATCGTTCTATTAATGGCGGAGCAGGAACGATGCAGCATAGACTACAAATGTATAGCAAAAAAAGCTGCCCAATCTGTGGGAAGGCTACCAAGCAGAAAACAATAGCTGGCCGAACATCTACCTATTGTGGTTCGTGCCAAAAGTAACGGAGGATTCATCATGATCATTGGATTGACTGGAAGTATCGCTAGCGGCAAAAGTACGGTGTCAAATATGTTAAAGGAAATGGGATATCCCATTATTGATGCAGATCTTGTAGCAAGAATCGTTGTGGAAAAAGGAACAGATGCTCTTCAGGCAATTACGGAGGTTTTTGGAGAAGAGATACTTACTCCGGATGGAGAACTGAATCGCCCAAAGCTAGGTGAAATAATTTTTTCTTCTCCCGCCCAAAGAAAGCAGCTGAATGATATCATGCATCCAGCCATTCGTGCGGAAATGATGAGCCAAAAAGAGAAGATGTTACTAGCGGGTCACCCGGTTATTATTATGGATATCCCATTGCTTTTTGAAAGTAAGCTCCAATCTTACGTGGATAAAATTATTGTCGTTACTGTATCAGAAGAAACTCAACTGAACAGGCTAATGGCTAGAAATAATTATTCCAAAGAGGAAGCAAAAGCAAGAATTCAATCACAATTGCCACTTTCTATTAAGGAAAAGGGTGCAGATGCTGTCATTTATAATAACGGCACTTTGGAGTCAACTAGGGAGCAGCTAGAAAAAATTCTTAGAGCTTGGAAGTAATAATTATTTGAAAATAACGAATTTAAAAACAGGGTATTTTAAGGCTACATAATTCTAAAATTGTGTTATACTAATGCATGAATATAAAAGAAAAAGTATCACACGTTATAGGAGGACTTATTATATGTCAGCTTCAATTGCAATCAATGGTTTTGGAAGAATCGGTAGAATGGTATTTCGCCAAGCGATCGTACAAGAGGAACTTAATGTAGTAGCTATTAATGCTAGATACCCATTAGAAACTTTAGCTCACCTAATAAGATATGATTCTACACATGGAACTTTCTCTGGAGAAATTGAGATTGGGGATAATGCTCTAATCGTAAATGGTAAACATGTACAGATCGTCAACGAGCGTGAGCCAGAAAAGCTTCCATGGAAAGAATTGAATGTAGATATCGTAATTGAATCTACTGGTAAATTTAATGATGGAGAAAAAGCTTCTGGTCACATAAAAGCTGGGGCTAAGAAGGTTGTTATTACAGCGCCTGCCAAAAATGAAGACGCAACGATTGTCATTGGTGTAAACGATGAAAAGCTAGACGTAGTAAATCACCAAATCATCTCAAATGCAAGCTGTACAACTAATTGTTTGGCACCAGTAGTAAAAGTATTAAACGATGCCTTTGGTATTGAAAACGGTTTAATGACTACAGTTCATGCCTATACAAATGACCAAAATAATTTAGATAATCCCCATAAAGATTTAAGACGTGCGCGTTCATGCGGGCAATCTATTATTCCTACTTCGACCGGTGCAGCGAAAGCCCTTTCACTTGTATTGCCAGAGCTAGAAGGAAAGATTCATGGAATGGCTTTACGCGTTCCTACTCCTAATGTTTCTTTAGTAGATTTAGTTGTGGATGTTCAACAAGAAGTGACAGCGGAAGAAGTAAATGCTGCGTTCCAAAAAGCAGCCGAGGGCTCTATGAAGGGCATTTTGGGAATTACGCATGAGCCATTGGTTTCGATTGATTTCAATACAACTACTAATTCTAGTACTGTAGATGGACTGACTACTATGGTAATGGGTAAAACAAAAGTTAAAGTACTTGCTTGGTATGATAATGAATGGGGTTATTCTGCAAGAGTGGTAGACTTAGCTAAAAAAGTTGCAAGTGGATTGTAATATCGGAATAACTTATTATTTAATTTAATTGAGTCTGACATTATGCTTTACTAATGAATATTTTTTCCTAATATTAACATAATACCTACCTCTTTCTAGTATTACTAGAAAGAGGTTTTTTTATATTGCACTATTAGTTAAAATGTTTTATAATGGAAATCGTGTACTTCTAGTACATAGACTACTTAAAGGGTTAGGACCTCTTAGGACTAACTTTCCCCCGTGGTAGTCAACTTTGATGTTAAAAATAAAACTTATCAAAGGGGGAAACGGACATTGGAGACAATGGGACGTCACATTATTGCAGAACTATGGGAGTGCGATTTCGACAAACTTAACGATATGCAATTTATCGAACAAACATTTGTTGATGCTGCACTAAAATCAGGTGCAGAAGTTAGAGAAGTTGCATTTCACAAATTTGCACCACAAGGTGTAAGTGGAGTCGTTATAATTTCCGAGTCGCATCTAACGATTCACAGCTTTCCAGAGCACGGTTATGCAAGCATTGATGTGTATACTTGTGGTGATTTAGATCCATCAATCGCGGCTAACTATATTGCAGATGCTCTTAATGCTGGAACACGCGAAACGCTCGAAATGCCACGTGGAATGGGTCCAGTCAAGGCACCTAAAGAACGCATGACAGTTCAAGTGTAATGAAACATGAACAAAACTGAGTGAGCAGAGGAATTTATTCCTCTGCTTTTTCGATTTTATGAGGAAAAGTTGTTATAATAGGTATACAAAATTAAAGCAAACGTTTAGGAGAGGTTCTATGAAATGCCCAGCATGCCAATTTAATGGCACTAAAGTGGTCGATTCCAGACCGATAGATGATAATAAGGCAATTAGAAGAAGGAGAGAGTGTGAGGATTGTGGGTTTCGCTTCACGACCTTTGAAAAGGTAGAGGAAACTCCTTTAATTGTCGTAAAGAAAGATGGATCTCGTGAAGAATTCAGCCGAGAGAAAATATTGCGAGGGCTAATACGTGCATGTGAGAAGAGACCTGTTGCACTTGACCAATTAGAGGAAGTTGTGTTTTATATTGAAAAGGAACTAAGAAGAACAGGTAACTCTGAAGTTAAATCAGAGGAAGTTGGCGAAAAGGTCATGGACAAGCTTGCTGAGATTGATGAGGTTGCCTATGTAAGATTTGCTTCCGTATATCGCCAGTTTAAAGACATAAATGTTTTCATTGATGAGTTAAAGGAAATCTTAAAAAAGAATCCTTCATTATAAGCAATTATTTAAGGAGTAGGTAAACAAGTGATGTTATATAAGGAGCTACACTCGACAGATACATATATGATTCGCTTGCCGTATTCTTTTTCTGATTATGATCGTCAGCTGCTAACGTTATTTTATCAGCCACTAGTCGGAGCAGAAAGCATGAGCCTTTATTTGACGTTATGGGCTGATGGAGAAATGCAAAGTGAAAACCAATGGACACATTATCATTTATTAAATGTTCTTGGCTTATCATTGGGGAAAGTTTTTCAAGCGAGAATAGCACTAGAAGCAATTGGTCTGCTGCGCACTTGGCAAAAGCCCAATGGAGATGGACGCAGCTTCTGCTATGAACTTGAAGCTCCTCTAGATGCGGAATCTTTTCTAAAGGATCCTTTGTTATCCATGTTCCTACTAAACAAAATTGGGGAAAGTGCATATAAACAGCTTAGAAGCCGTTACATTCAAACGTCTAACTGGCAACATGAGTATAC harbors:
- the polA gene encoding DNA polymerase I, translating into MSSEKILLLDGNSLAYRAFFALPLLTNEHGIHTNAVYGFTMMLQKIMDEENPTHMLVAFDAGKTTFRHSTFEEYKGGRQKTPPELSEQFPYLRKLIDAYGIKRYELEMYEADDIIGTLSRQAEKKGQQVVIVSGDKDLTQLATDSTTVYITRKGITDIEKYTPEHVQEKYGLTPLQIIDMKGLMGDSSDNIPGVPGVGEKTAIKLLKEHGSVEQLYQALDSVSGAKLKEKLIANEEQAKMSKELATIEINAPIEVSLEDITYSGPNMDDVISIWKELSFKTLLEKTEYVAEEHSTTETTFEIVENVNSSFLVDEMSLHLELYDEQYHRADLLGIALSDGEKSYFIPGETAFQSKEFCAWLEDESKIKYVVDSKATQAVSRKHGVSIAGVEFDLTLAAYIDNASLTADDVATIGKEYGYYNVLSNEQIYGKGAKKSVPEQEKLAEHATRKALALWHLKPILEKKLKENEQFKLYKELELPLASILGTMESDGVKVDKQVLVEMGHDLEIKLKQIEGDIHALAGEAFNINSPKQLGVILFEKLGLPPIKKTKTGYSTAADVLEKLASEHEIIEQILMYRQLGKLNSTYIEGLLKEIHESDGKIHTRYQQALTTTGRLSSINPNLQNIPIRLEEGRKIRKAFVPSNPEWVMFAADYSQIELRVLAHMAEDANLVEAFKNNMDIHTKTAMDVFHVEADAVDSNMRRAAKAVNFGIVYGISDYGLSQSLDITRKEAAIFIEKYLKSFPGVKEYMDDSIQTAKQKGFVTTILNRRRYLPEITSSNFNLRSFAERTAMNTPIQGSAADIIKKAMIDMAARLKKENMQTKMLLQVHDELIFEAPPEEIALLEKIVPEVMESAIELNVPLKVEYAFGSSWYDTK
- the mutM gene encoding bifunctional DNA-formamidopyrimidine glycosylase/DNA-(apurinic or apyrimidinic site) lyase yields the protein MPELPEVEGVVRGLQPVVTGKLIQSVDVSPTIIKSKQVGKEAIIKGADVESFQAALPGMVIARIERRSKYIYFHLKNQNGEPFLLVSHLGMSGAWFYVRTLDDILEEKFKKHSHVTLHFEEGEMLVYADIRRFGELRLLETEADYPPLLLMAPEPFDDGALEHFLQMSLLPRYENKAIKEFIMDGHVVSGCGNIYATEALFNLRIHPARTVKRISKARKIQLFHEIVAVLLDSIENGGSTISDYRSINGGAGTMQHRLQMYSKKSCPICGKATKQKTIAGRTSTYCGSCQK
- the coaE gene encoding dephospho-CoA kinase (Dephospho-CoA kinase (CoaE) performs the final step in coenzyme A biosynthesis.), whose protein sequence is MIIGLTGSIASGKSTVSNMLKEMGYPIIDADLVARIVVEKGTDALQAITEVFGEEILTPDGELNRPKLGEIIFSSPAQRKQLNDIMHPAIRAEMMSQKEKMLLAGHPVIIMDIPLLFESKLQSYVDKIIVVTVSEETQLNRLMARNNYSKEEAKARIQSQLPLSIKEKGADAVIYNNGTLESTREQLEKILRAWK
- a CDS encoding glyceraldehyde-3-phosphate dehydrogenase: MSASIAINGFGRIGRMVFRQAIVQEELNVVAINARYPLETLAHLIRYDSTHGTFSGEIEIGDNALIVNGKHVQIVNEREPEKLPWKELNVDIVIESTGKFNDGEKASGHIKAGAKKVVITAPAKNEDATIVIGVNDEKLDVVNHQIISNASCTTNCLAPVVKVLNDAFGIENGLMTTVHAYTNDQNNLDNPHKDLRRARSCGQSIIPTSTGAAKALSLVLPELEGKIHGMALRVPTPNVSLVDLVVDVQQEVTAEEVNAAFQKAAEGSMKGILGITHEPLVSIDFNTTTNSSTVDGLTTMVMGKTKVKVLAWYDNEWGYSARVVDLAKKVASGL
- the speD gene encoding adenosylmethionine decarboxylase, with amino-acid sequence METMGRHIIAELWECDFDKLNDMQFIEQTFVDAALKSGAEVREVAFHKFAPQGVSGVVIISESHLTIHSFPEHGYASIDVYTCGDLDPSIAANYIADALNAGTRETLEMPRGMGPVKAPKERMTVQV